A genomic stretch from Lottiidibacillus patelloidae includes:
- a CDS encoding YwgA family protein, translated as MLKDHAKLLALFQRAGEVVGRKKLQKIVYIAKKLNFPFNEKYQFHFYGPYSEEVTCRVEELCNFKFIEEVKEKKGGYFQYRYTLTPEGETFLSHHDVDMPALENVVSSMNGKSSRFLELVSTVLYFDELEKDEVKEKITTLKAKQRYTDDEIEEAYEYINLLTQLQTELHC; from the coding sequence TTGCTCAAGGATCACGCGAAACTATTAGCCCTATTCCAACGTGCAGGGGAAGTTGTTGGGCGGAAAAAACTACAAAAAATTGTTTACATTGCAAAAAAATTAAACTTCCCTTTTAATGAAAAATACCAATTTCACTTTTATGGACCGTACTCTGAAGAGGTCACTTGTCGAGTAGAAGAATTATGTAATTTTAAGTTTATTGAAGAAGTAAAAGAGAAAAAAGGCGGATACTTCCAATATCGCTATACGCTTACACCAGAAGGGGAAACGTTTTTAAGTCATCATGATGTGGACATGCCCGCATTAGAAAATGTTGTTTCAAGTATGAATGGAAAGAGCTCACGTTTTCTAGAGCTTGTCTCAACAGTTCTTTACTTTGATGAATTAGAGAAAGATGAAGTGAAAGAAAAAATAACTACATTAAAAGCGAAACAGCGCTATACAGATGATGAGATTGAAGAAGCTTACGAATATATTAATCTACTAACACAACTACAAACAGAACTTCATTGTTAA
- a CDS encoding CPBP family glutamic-type intramembrane protease — MKAFNMKLYLIFLGLSSIGIVGLIPYTMKANKELIAELDLNPALIAAIQGVQMIVLTAVLLFVGLLIWKKAGFQSVIIEKWLQKQKITINIKKYTLISIGWGTVASLLIVLTSFTYEKLSFVEKSSTNEPMLWWEAILASFYGGFAEEIMMRLFLVSLLVILLSKLFKQKENKKPIIYVLSIILAAVVFGVLHLPLLTTTDLGFTSISISYVLLMNGLAAIVFGVLYWKKGIEAAFIAHYTTDIWIHYIFPTFFSFTLI, encoded by the coding sequence ATGAAAGCGTTTAATATGAAATTATATTTAATTTTTCTTGGGTTATCATCAATTGGAATAGTAGGCCTTATTCCTTACACAATGAAGGCAAACAAGGAATTAATTGCCGAGCTAGATCTAAACCCAGCCTTAATTGCTGCAATTCAAGGAGTGCAGATGATTGTTCTTACAGCTGTACTTCTCTTTGTTGGACTTCTTATTTGGAAGAAGGCTGGATTTCAGTCAGTCATAATTGAGAAGTGGCTCCAAAAGCAGAAAATAACGATTAATATAAAAAAATATACTCTTATATCTATTGGATGGGGAACTGTTGCATCTTTATTAATTGTTCTTACTAGTTTTACATATGAAAAATTAAGTTTCGTTGAGAAGTCGTCAACCAATGAACCGATGTTATGGTGGGAAGCGATATTGGCAAGCTTTTACGGTGGGTTTGCTGAAGAAATAATGATGCGTTTATTTTTAGTGTCATTGCTTGTAATATTATTGAGTAAATTATTTAAACAAAAGGAAAATAAAAAACCTATTATATATGTATTATCTATCATCCTAGCAGCAGTAGTGTTTGGAGTTTTGCATTTACCACTTTTAACAACGACAGATTTAGGATTCACCTCTATTTCGATTAGTTATGTATTATTAATGAATGGATTAGCTGCGATAGTTTTTGGGGTATTGTATTGGAAAAAAGGAATCGAAGCTGCCTTTATTGCTCATTATACAACAGACATTTGGATTCACTATATCTTTCCGACTTTCTTTAGTTTTACGCTTATATAA
- a CDS encoding NCS2 family permease yields MFKLKENRTNTKTELLAGFTTFLTMVYIIVVNPSILEFAGVPFQTAFMATIIAAVLGTLWMALFANYPIAIAPGMGLNAYFAFYVVGNSETITYETAFSAVFVAGIIFVLLSLTKFREVLINAIPANLKYAITAGIGLFIAFIGLRMTGLVVANEQTLVTLGNLQSPTVLLSLFGLFVTLVFIVLRVPGALFVGMIATAIVAYFTDYLVIATDIFAVPSMPDLVISNPLLSFVDVFNYGLYAVVFAFLLVTLFDTTGTMIGVAEQAGLTKNNKLPKAKQALLADSVATSVGAMFGTSPTTAYIESSSGVAAGGRTGLTTFTVAMLFIVAAFFSPLVGAVSNVAAITAPALIIVGSYMMVAIGKITWNEFDEAFPAFLVILAMPLTSSIATGIAFGFIAYPILKIFSGKWRQVHYLLYIFALLFIYLLAFVQH; encoded by the coding sequence ATCTTTAAGTTAAAAGAAAATCGCACAAATACTAAAACAGAATTATTAGCAGGTTTTACTACCTTTTTAACGATGGTATATATAATCGTAGTTAACCCTTCAATATTAGAATTCGCTGGTGTCCCTTTCCAAACAGCATTTATGGCTACAATTATAGCAGCAGTATTAGGAACATTATGGATGGCACTTTTCGCTAACTACCCAATAGCAATCGCTCCTGGTATGGGGTTAAATGCATATTTTGCTTTTTATGTCGTTGGAAACTCTGAAACTATTACATATGAAACTGCTTTTAGTGCAGTTTTCGTTGCCGGTATTATATTTGTACTATTATCATTAACAAAATTTCGCGAAGTATTAATTAATGCGATTCCAGCAAACTTAAAGTATGCAATTACTGCTGGTATTGGTCTATTTATTGCGTTTATCGGTTTGCGTATGACAGGGCTAGTAGTCGCTAATGAGCAAACATTAGTTACACTAGGAAACTTACAATCTCCAACAGTCTTACTTTCATTATTCGGTTTATTTGTAACACTAGTTTTCATTGTTTTGCGAGTGCCTGGGGCATTGTTTGTCGGAATGATTGCAACTGCTATTGTCGCTTATTTTACTGATTATTTAGTAATAGCAACGGACATATTCGCAGTTCCAAGCATGCCAGATTTAGTTATCTCAAACCCGCTACTTTCCTTTGTTGATGTCTTTAATTATGGTTTATATGCCGTTGTATTTGCCTTTTTACTAGTAACACTATTTGATACGACTGGAACGATGATCGGTGTCGCTGAGCAAGCTGGTCTTACAAAAAATAATAAATTACCAAAAGCAAAACAAGCATTACTAGCTGACTCTGTCGCAACTTCTGTTGGAGCAATGTTCGGTACTAGCCCAACGACTGCTTATATTGAGTCTTCAAGTGGTGTAGCTGCAGGAGGTCGTACTGGCTTAACAACATTTACTGTTGCGATGTTATTTATTGTTGCTGCTTTCTTTAGCCCGTTAGTCGGTGCAGTATCAAACGTTGCTGCAATTACAGCCCCAGCATTAATTATTGTAGGTTCATACATGATGGTGGCAATTGGGAAAATTACTTGGAATGAATTTGATGAAGCGTTTCCTGCATTTTTAGTTATTTTAGCAATGCCACTTACTTCTAGTATTGCTACAGGTATTGCCTTCGGTTTCATCGCATACCCAATATTAAAAATCTTTAGTGGAAAATGGCGTCAAGTTCACTATTTACTTTATATTTTTGCACTGCTATTTATTTACTTACTTGCTTTTGTACAACATTAA
- a CDS encoding YwhD family protein, whose translation MDLLNNDDKNKKKKGNGFTIITNDPTDGHGGFGSGSAGVLSLSNMSPVIVDTEDGDAYIDMGAMHARSAVEKRIKFLPNREEVPNGKLYWLVWVQVERKEDGPYYAGVASCEMRIDESIRRGYKSLPEHVNNMDKALKGKIIVDHMDEKSKKILADFLKGYDESMWDRSSEQLKADLIG comes from the coding sequence ATGGACTTACTTAATAATGATGATAAAAATAAAAAGAAAAAAGGTAATGGTTTTACAATCATTACAAATGACCCGACAGATGGTCATGGAGGGTTTGGTTCTGGCTCTGCAGGTGTATTGAGTTTAAGCAATATGTCGCCTGTAATCGTCGATACGGAAGATGGAGATGCATACATCGATATGGGTGCAATGCATGCAAGAAGTGCTGTTGAAAAACGCATCAAATTCCTACCTAATCGTGAAGAAGTACCTAATGGGAAATTGTATTGGCTTGTGTGGGTACAAGTAGAAAGAAAAGAAGATGGTCCTTATTATGCTGGAGTTGCTAGCTGTGAGATGCGAATTGATGAGAGCATTCGTCGTGGCTATAAAAGTTTACCTGAACATGTAAATAATATGGATAAAGCATTAAAAGGGAAGATTATTGTTGATCACATGGATGAGAAATCGAAAAAGATTTTAGCTGATTTCTTAAAGGGATATGATGAGAGTATGTGGGATCGTTCAAGTGAGCAATTGAAGGCTGACTTAATTGGTTAG
- a CDS encoding transglycosylase domain-containing protein yields MNMNRKVRKVFKVLFALASTFTFLIILSIIGLLLYVKALGPPPLVVSQSSIFYASDGTIIGETNNGQKRYWVPLEQISEHLIHATISIEDRKFFDHDGFDYKRIVGAAIADLKSMAKVQGASTITQQYARNLFLEHDKTWKRKLHEALYTLRLEAHYDKQQILEGYLNTIYYGHGMYGIEAAANYYFDKPAMELTLSEATILAGIPKGPTYYSPKLHEKNAKARQKTILKAMVKQDKLTAEEAKLALDEPLQFVYKSKTEKIDRLAPYFQDIVKNELLNKLGISERLINNGGLKVYTTLHPLVQKTAEKAIDVEMYHDSTIQSALVAIDPKSGAVIAMIGGNSYEQSPFNRAVQAKRQPGSTFKPLVYYTALENGFTASTQLLSQPTSFTFDEGREVYAPANYNNYYQNGPITLAQAIALSDNIYAVKTNLFLGIDKVVENIKKFGIKSHIASVPSLPLGTSLMSVSEMTNAYAIIANGGKKIEPHVIEKVIDQQGNIVFERDYEKEQVLDPTTTFLLSNLMEGMFDERLNGVEMRVTGSSINNLISRRVAGKSGSTPTDSWMIGFTPQLAVGVWIGYDDNRKIEKVKELIYAKRIWARVMEETLKNKRSESLKTPDDVIAVLVNPQNGKRATEACPIQKMTYYVKGTEPVEFCTEHIKDPRKTKERKNQTEKEDEDDGWFQGIIDRLF; encoded by the coding sequence ATGAATATGAATCGCAAAGTGCGCAAGGTTTTCAAAGTCCTATTTGCTCTTGCTAGCACATTTACTTTTCTAATTATTCTTTCCATAATTGGACTACTTCTTTATGTGAAAGCTTTAGGTCCACCTCCTCTTGTCGTTTCCCAATCGTCGATATTTTATGCAAGTGACGGTACAATTATCGGTGAGACAAACAACGGACAGAAACGATATTGGGTTCCTTTAGAGCAAATTTCAGAACACCTAATACACGCAACTATTTCTATTGAAGACCGGAAGTTTTTTGACCATGATGGTTTTGACTATAAAAGAATTGTCGGTGCTGCAATTGCGGATTTAAAGTCAATGGCTAAAGTGCAAGGGGCTAGTACAATTACGCAGCAATATGCGCGGAACTTATTTTTAGAGCACGATAAAACTTGGAAACGAAAGTTACATGAAGCTTTGTATACGCTTCGTCTAGAGGCTCATTATGATAAACAACAAATTCTCGAAGGCTACTTAAATACGATCTATTACGGTCATGGTATGTACGGCATTGAAGCTGCTGCCAATTATTATTTTGATAAACCTGCAATGGAGTTAACATTAAGTGAGGCTACTATTCTTGCAGGTATCCCAAAAGGACCTACTTACTATTCACCTAAACTCCATGAAAAAAATGCTAAAGCAAGGCAAAAAACAATTTTAAAGGCAATGGTAAAACAAGATAAACTTACTGCTGAGGAAGCTAAATTAGCCTTGGACGAGCCTCTTCAATTTGTCTATAAATCAAAAACAGAAAAAATTGATCGGCTCGCTCCATATTTTCAAGATATCGTAAAAAATGAACTTCTTAACAAATTAGGAATTAGTGAACGCTTAATTAATAATGGCGGTTTAAAAGTGTATACAACATTACATCCACTTGTTCAAAAAACGGCTGAAAAAGCTATCGACGTTGAAATGTACCATGATTCAACTATTCAATCAGCACTCGTTGCGATTGACCCAAAATCAGGTGCTGTTATCGCGATGATTGGCGGTAATAGTTATGAGCAAAGCCCATTCAATCGAGCTGTCCAAGCAAAACGGCAGCCCGGGTCGACTTTTAAACCGCTCGTATATTATACTGCACTTGAAAATGGCTTTACGGCTTCCACACAATTACTTAGCCAGCCAACTTCATTTACGTTTGATGAAGGTCGTGAAGTATATGCGCCAGCAAATTATAATAATTACTACCAAAATGGTCCAATCACGCTCGCGCAAGCCATCGCCTTGTCTGACAATATTTACGCTGTAAAAACAAACTTGTTTTTAGGTATTGATAAAGTAGTTGAGAACATTAAAAAATTCGGTATAAAAAGTCATATTGCAAGTGTACCTTCATTGCCACTCGGAACTTCACTTATGTCTGTTTCGGAAATGACAAATGCTTACGCAATCATTGCTAACGGCGGAAAGAAAATTGAACCTCACGTTATTGAAAAAGTGATTGATCAGCAAGGTAATATTGTATTCGAACGTGATTATGAAAAGGAGCAAGTGCTAGATCCAACTACGACATTTCTGCTTTCTAATCTAATGGAAGGTATGTTTGACGAACGGCTCAATGGAGTTGAAATGCGAGTAACTGGTTCTTCAATTAATAATTTAATATCGCGTAGAGTGGCAGGGAAATCAGGTTCTACTCCGACGGACAGCTGGATGATTGGTTTTACTCCTCAATTAGCTGTTGGTGTATGGATAGGGTATGATGACAACCGAAAAATTGAAAAGGTGAAAGAGTTAATTTACGCAAAAAGAATATGGGCAAGAGTAATGGAAGAAACGCTAAAAAATAAACGAAGTGAAAGTTTAAAAACGCCAGATGATGTCATTGCTGTGTTAGTTAATCCACAAAACGGAAAAAGAGCAACAGAAGCATGCCCTATTCAAAAAATGACCTACTACGTAAAGGGCACAGAGCCAGTGGAATTTTGTACAGAGCACATTAAAGATCCACGGAAGACTAAAGAGCGTAAGAATCAAACAGAAAAAGAAGATGAAGATGACGGCTGGTTCCAAGGTATAATCGATCGCCTATTTTAA
- the speE gene encoding polyamine aminopropyltransferase, with product MGGTWFTEKQTDNYGITMKINRTLHTEQTDFQKLEMVETAEWGNMLILDGMVMTTKKDEFVYHEMVAHVPLFTHPNPKKVLVVGGGDGGVIREVLKHPSVEKAVLVEIDGKVIEYSKKYLPSIAGALDDARVDVQVDDGFMHIAKSENEYDVIMVDSTEPVGPAVNLFTKGFYAGISKALKDDGIFVAQTDNPWFKAELIQTVFKDVSEIFPITRLYTAHIPTYPSGLWTFTIGSKKHDPLAISEERFHEIDTKYYTKELHNAAFALPKFVADLTK from the coding sequence ATGGGTGGAACTTGGTTTACTGAAAAACAAACAGACAACTACGGAATTACAATGAAAATTAACCGTACGTTACATACAGAGCAAACGGATTTTCAAAAGTTAGAGATGGTAGAAACAGCAGAGTGGGGGAACATGCTTATTTTAGATGGCATGGTCATGACGACAAAGAAAGATGAGTTCGTTTACCATGAAATGGTTGCTCACGTACCGTTGTTTACACACCCTAACCCGAAGAAGGTATTAGTAGTAGGTGGTGGAGACGGCGGAGTAATTCGTGAAGTCTTAAAACACCCAAGTGTGGAAAAAGCAGTTTTAGTTGAAATTGACGGAAAAGTTATCGAGTATTCTAAAAAGTACTTACCTTCGATTGCTGGTGCTTTAGATGACGCGCGTGTAGATGTACAAGTTGATGATGGATTTATGCACATTGCTAAAAGTGAAAATGAGTATGACGTGATTATGGTTGACTCTACTGAGCCTGTTGGCCCAGCTGTTAACTTATTTACAAAAGGATTTTATGCTGGTATCTCAAAGGCATTAAAAGATGACGGAATTTTTGTCGCGCAAACAGATAATCCTTGGTTTAAAGCTGAATTAATCCAAACAGTATTTAAAGATGTTAGCGAAATTTTCCCAATTACACGCCTTTATACTGCACATATTCCAACATATCCTAGTGGTTTATGGACGTTTACAATCGGATCTAAAAAACACGATCCTCTTGCGATTAGCGAAGAGCGTTTCCATGAGATTGACACGAAGTATTATACAAAAGAGCTACACAATGCAGCGTTCGCTCTGCCAAAGTTCGTAGCAGATTTAACGAAGTAA
- the speB gene encoding agmatinase has product MRFDEAYSGNVFIKSHGNYDESDVVIYGMPMDWTVSFRPGSRFGPAKIREVSLGLEEYSPYLDRHLEQVKYFDAGDIPLPFGNPQRSIDMIEEYVGTLLEAGKFPLGIGGEHLVSWPIFKAFKKKYDDFVVIHIDAHADLREEYEGEPLSHSTPIRKACELLGPENVYSFGIRSGMQEEFEFAKTSGMHMSKFEVAEPLKEILPTLAGRNVYVTIDIDVLDPAHAPGTGTAEAGGITSKELLEAIMLIAKSEVNVIGADLVEVAPVYDHSEQTAIAASKFIREMLLGWTK; this is encoded by the coding sequence ATGCGTTTTGATGAAGCTTATTCTGGAAATGTATTTATTAAAAGCCACGGAAACTATGATGAAAGCGATGTTGTCATCTACGGGATGCCGATGGATTGGACAGTAAGTTTCCGTCCTGGTTCACGTTTCGGTCCAGCAAAAATTCGTGAAGTATCGTTAGGGCTTGAAGAGTATAGCCCATATTTAGATCGTCATTTAGAACAAGTGAAATACTTTGATGCTGGTGATATCCCATTACCATTTGGTAATCCGCAACGAAGCATAGACATGATTGAAGAGTATGTCGGTACATTACTAGAGGCAGGAAAATTCCCGCTTGGAATTGGTGGAGAGCACTTAGTATCATGGCCAATTTTCAAAGCGTTCAAGAAGAAGTATGACGACTTTGTAGTCATTCATATTGATGCTCATGCTGATTTGCGCGAAGAGTACGAAGGTGAGCCATTATCGCACTCAACGCCAATACGTAAAGCGTGTGAACTTTTAGGGCCTGAAAATGTTTATTCATTCGGAATTCGCTCTGGTATGCAAGAGGAATTTGAATTTGCAAAAACTTCAGGAATGCACATGTCCAAATTTGAAGTAGCTGAGCCATTAAAAGAAATTTTACCGACACTTGCTGGTCGTAATGTTTATGTGACGATTGATATTGACGTATTAGACCCAGCTCATGCTCCTGGAACAGGAACAGCCGAGGCTGGTGGAATTACATCAAAAGAATTGTTAGAAGCAATTATGTTAATTGCAAAATCAGAAGTAAACGTTATTGGTGCTGACTTAGTAGAAGTAGCTCCAGTATATGACCACTCTGAACAAACAGCAATTGCTGCAAGTAAGTTTATTCGTGAAATGCTATTAGGTTGGACAAAATAA
- a CDS encoding ABC transporter permease subunit — MNGSMRYIFQFIVACLGIILIGIIPVIFYAIVKLFKDLKDILITLFNLGDLTYTVKGTVRPVFPAIIEPYLYSMTVLFVALIIGVVSAVILTYITMLLHRKIINGIKFVVFILESLPDIFVILLVQAFIIFIYHKTDTLLFSIAVYKEKIYFLPIICLAVLPAVQFYKILILIFEEELEQPYVELARGKGMKKSWILLNHVLRNAAISMFYHSKSILWFMLSNLLILEYLFNLFGITTFLREYMTPSIFTIGVFMIFFPLFIIYSVGERLILRLKEREAAKI, encoded by the coding sequence TTGAATGGCTCGATGCGCTACATTTTTCAGTTTATTGTCGCTTGTTTAGGCATCATCTTAATTGGGATAATTCCTGTTATTTTTTATGCAATTGTAAAGTTATTTAAGGATTTAAAAGATATATTAATCACCTTATTTAACCTTGGAGACTTAACATATACCGTTAAGGGGACAGTTAGGCCAGTTTTTCCAGCAATAATAGAACCTTATCTTTATTCCATGACGGTTTTGTTTGTCGCTTTAATAATTGGCGTTGTTTCAGCGGTCATCCTAACGTACATAACAATGTTACTTCATAGAAAAATAATAAATGGAATAAAGTTTGTCGTATTTATTTTAGAGTCTCTCCCAGATATATTTGTAATTTTACTTGTCCAAGCATTTATTATTTTTATATATCATAAAACAGATACACTATTGTTCAGCATTGCTGTCTATAAAGAGAAAATCTATTTTCTACCTATAATTTGCCTGGCCGTTTTACCCGCAGTACAATTTTATAAAATTTTAATCTTAATCTTCGAAGAAGAACTCGAGCAGCCTTACGTGGAATTAGCACGTGGAAAAGGAATGAAAAAAAGTTGGATATTATTAAATCATGTCCTTCGTAATGCTGCCATTAGCATGTTTTATCATTCGAAGTCGATTTTATGGTTTATGCTTTCCAACCTGTTAATTTTAGAATACTTATTCAATCTGTTTGGAATAACAACGTTCTTAAGAGAATATATGACACCATCAATCTTTACGATTGGCGTTTTCATGATATTCTTCCCATTATTTATTATTTATAGTGTTGGAGAAAGATTGATTTTAAGATTGAAAGAAAGAGAGGCTGCAAAAATATGA
- a CDS encoding ABC transporter permease: protein MIILRLFKNPLFLIGFIVIFGLITASFVHKFVYDNEIKQVMFLLDDNGDLIDAAPIDPSKEFPLGTDSGGRDMLMMLISGTKYTLLFAFSVAFFRVLFSIALGVLYGTYLLKFKEYIDRFVDAFHFIPLTLIAYYILEPILYQSTMGFGFTFQERIILEGLVLIVLAIPITSVLIANEIELVLKKEFILSAKTLGGSKFHIMWKHIRPHLLGRMAIIYGQQVVQVLLVLAHLGLLKLFLGGTIVDYTIMGDRPKTLSYEWSGMIGSSMRWFHSDAEYIFYAPILFFAVSILAMNFMLEGFKRVTNDRTHLKKKARKEAKKFNNKKNSNVEISSDMFELKKPIRE, encoded by the coding sequence ATGATAATACTTCGGTTGTTTAAAAACCCACTCTTTCTCATTGGATTTATTGTGATTTTTGGCTTAATTACAGCTAGTTTCGTCCATAAATTTGTGTACGACAATGAAATTAAACAAGTAATGTTTTTGCTAGATGATAATGGTGACTTAATTGACGCTGCACCGATTGATCCTTCGAAGGAATTTCCACTAGGAACAGACAGTGGCGGTAGAGATATGTTAATGATGTTAATATCCGGAACGAAATATACATTGTTATTTGCTTTTTCGGTCGCGTTTTTCCGAGTGTTATTTTCGATTGCCCTCGGAGTTTTATATGGTACTTATTTATTGAAATTTAAAGAGTATATTGATCGCTTCGTCGATGCTTTTCATTTTATCCCATTAACATTGATTGCCTATTACATTTTAGAGCCGATTTTGTATCAATCGACAATGGGCTTTGGCTTTACATTTCAAGAGAGAATTATTTTAGAAGGACTCGTGCTAATTGTTTTAGCTATTCCAATCACATCCGTTTTAATTGCAAATGAAATAGAGCTTGTCTTGAAGAAGGAATTTATTTTAAGCGCTAAAACACTTGGTGGATCAAAATTTCACATTATGTGGAAGCATATTCGCCCCCATTTACTCGGACGTATGGCAATTATTTATGGACAACAAGTTGTTCAAGTGCTTCTAGTTTTAGCTCATCTTGGCTTATTAAAATTATTTCTCGGTGGAACGATTGTTGATTATACGATAATGGGAGATAGACCTAAGACATTGTCTTATGAATGGTCTGGAATGATTGGGAGTTCAATGAGGTGGTTCCATTCAGATGCAGAATATATTTTTTATGCCCCAATATTATTCTTCGCTGTTTCCATTTTAGCAATGAACTTTATGTTGGAAGGCTTTAAACGTGTGACGAATGATCGAACACATTTAAAGAAAAAAGCCCGAAAAGAAGCTAAGAAATTTAATAACAAAAAAAATAGTAACGTTGAAATTTCGAGTGACATGTTCGAATTAAAGAAACCAATACGAGAGTAG
- a CDS encoding sigma-70 family RNA polymerase sigma factor, protein MKNRDSLYLERAYEEQRFTVLLDEYGEKLTRLAYTYVKDWGKAEDIVQDTFISFYEKQHQFRGECSLKNWLFKLTINRCKDYLKSSAYKRLIFGTILEKWIPTTNTSPELKLITKNEYEQLATHIMNLPIKYRECIIFYYQEELSIAEMSQMLQEKESTIKTRLHRAREMLKKEMVAEERDSNG, encoded by the coding sequence GTGAAAAATAGGGATTCCCTTTATTTAGAACGCGCGTACGAAGAACAGCGCTTTACTGTGCTCCTTGATGAATATGGAGAAAAACTAACGAGACTTGCTTACACATATGTAAAGGATTGGGGTAAAGCAGAAGATATCGTCCAAGATACCTTTATTAGTTTTTATGAAAAACAACATCAGTTTCGCGGCGAATGCTCATTGAAAAACTGGTTGTTTAAATTAACAATTAACCGGTGCAAAGACTATTTGAAAAGTAGTGCGTACAAACGCCTCATCTTCGGTACGATTTTAGAAAAGTGGATACCTACGACAAATACTTCACCAGAATTAAAGTTGATTACTAAGAATGAATATGAACAATTAGCAACGCACATTATGAATCTACCAATTAAATATAGAGAATGTATTATTTTTTACTACCAAGAGGAACTATCCATTGCTGAAATGAGTCAAATGCTCCAGGAAAAAGAATCAACAATTAAAACGAGACTGCACCGAGCAAGAGAAATGTTAAAGAAGGAAATGGTTGCAGAGGAGCGTGACAGCAATGGATAA
- a CDS encoding ABC transporter permease subunit, with protein sequence MNKPTRVLLQFIVACIGIIFIGAIPKLFEVERVFDEEGETATGPLFNFSGYFEGIKDLFGKLMNVSEITYNANGTVRPIFPKIFEPYLYSAEILLGALLIGIVSAIVLTYITMLLHRKIISGFKFVTFVLESLPDILVIVGVQAIIIYIFQKTGVRLFSIAVYRENIYVLPIICLAVLPAVQFYKVLLLIFEEELEEHYVELAKGKGMKKSWILLVHVLRNAGISMFYHSKAILWFMLSNLVILEYFFNLYGITAFLLDYITSEIFTVGLFMIFIPLFIVYTSGEFLIQKLTKREATNL encoded by the coding sequence ATGAATAAACCGACAAGAGTTTTATTGCAATTTATTGTGGCATGCATCGGGATCATTTTTATTGGAGCAATACCGAAACTATTTGAAGTAGAGCGGGTTTTTGATGAGGAAGGTGAAACAGCAACGGGTCCATTATTCAATTTCTCAGGCTATTTTGAAGGGATAAAAGATTTATTTGGAAAATTAATGAATGTCTCGGAAATAACATATAACGCTAATGGGACCGTTCGTCCAATCTTCCCTAAAATATTTGAACCATATCTCTATTCTGCTGAAATATTACTAGGTGCACTGCTTATTGGTATTGTCTCAGCCATCGTATTAACATATATAACAATGCTTTTGCACAGAAAAATTATTTCTGGTTTTAAATTCGTCACATTTGTTCTTGAATCATTACCCGACATCTTAGTCATAGTTGGTGTACAAGCAATTATTATTTACATCTTCCAGAAGACGGGTGTACGCCTGTTTAGTATAGCGGTTTATCGAGAGAATATTTATGTATTGCCAATAATATGTTTAGCTGTATTACCTGCTGTCCAGTTTTATAAAGTCTTGCTATTAATATTTGAAGAAGAATTAGAAGAACATTATGTCGAGTTAGCAAAAGGCAAAGGGATGAAGAAAAGTTGGATTCTGTTAGTACATGTTCTTCGCAATGCAGGTATCAGCATGTTTTACCATTCAAAAGCAATACTGTGGTTCATGCTATCTAACTTAGTTATTTTAGAATACTTTTTTAACCTTTATGGAATTACTGCATTTTTACTAGACTACATTACTTCAGAAATTTTTACCGTCGGCTTATTTATGATTTTCATTCCGTTATTTATTGTATATACGAGTGGAGAATTCCTAATTCAAAAGTTGACGAAAAGGGAGGCAACTAACTTATGA